Proteins from a single region of Primulina tabacum isolate GXHZ01 chromosome 5, ASM2559414v2, whole genome shotgun sequence:
- the LOC142546796 gene encoding uncharacterized protein LOC142546796 has translation MSMRTRNDDESEVREEEEDEVSKLEEEVERMAEKVLEYRTSLPNQLTTTLASLLSTQRPMIPDPEVRTISGSDSELGVSQGVARPVESGSMALLVREDQEEEEKIQLLKQKISTNASKMQIVVQRMKEYMARIDKLESSNDVIHPAFKRKRNS, from the exons ATGTCGATGCGAACGCGAAACGACGACGAATCAGAGGTCCGAGAAGAGGAAGAAGATGAGGTGTCAAAGCTGGAGGAAGAAGTGGAGCGTATGGCGGAAAAGGTGCTGGAGTACAGAACTTCACTACCCAATCAACTCACCACAACTCTTGCTTCTCTTCTTTCAACTCAGCGACCCATGATACCCGACCCGGAAGTTAGAACGATTTCGGGGTCGGATTCGGAACTTGGGGTTAGCCAGG GTGTGGCGAGACCTGTCGAGTCAGGGAGCATGGCCTTGTTAGTCAGAGAGGATCAGGAGGAAGAAGAGAAGATACAGCTTCTTAAGCAAAAGATTTCAACTAATGCCTCTAAAATGCAAATTGTCGTGCAGAGGATGAAAGAATATATGGCGAGGATCGATAAATTGGAGTCGTCCAATGACGTCATCCATCCGGCCTTTAAAAGGAAAAGGAATAGTTGA
- the LOC142546797 gene encoding voltage-dependent chloride channel 1, chloroplastic-like isoform X2: MRNPTRNHVSPSCSTHFNPIILLKCHDPSFPIHSKKPRRISLQFLCSSQPSGNSNSSSDQHSTLFSILKAIPDWADMIKERGMVQKRSLYDHEKWVQHRSSSRHVRHFLSSLSSRVILSLVPPVIVFTSFAVIIASYNTAVYMGWLPEFFPILRAPSLPYQLTAPALALLLVFRTEASYSRYEEGKKAWTKVIAGTNDLARQVIASVSSPSDVLLKKAILHYIMAFPVALKETKLSCFHEGIEICEQLVGIPIPLSYTRLTSRFLVLWHFTLPIILWDDCHWIIVPATFISAASLFCIEEVGVLIEEPFPMLALDELCHMTHRSIKDVMRNEELIQDHVHAKKTIRLNKQVLNGSITSSLEGREPG; the protein is encoded by the exons AACCCTACTCGAAACCATGTTTCACCTTCTTGTTCTACCCATTTTAACCCCATAATCCTCCTCAAATGTCACGACCCCTCATTTCCGATCCACTCCAAGAAACCACGTAGAATTTCCTTGCAATTTCTCTGTTCATCACAACCCTCAGGAAACTCAAACTCTTCTTCAGATCAACATTCAACCCTTTTCTCGATTCTTAAAGCTATACCCGATTGGGCTGATATGATAAAAGAGCGAGGTATGGTGCAGAAAAGATCCTTGTATGACCATGAAAAATGGGTTCAGCACAGAAGCTCTTCAAGACACGTGAGGCATTTCTTGTCGAGCTTAAGTTCGCGGGTGATCTTGTCATTGGTACCGCCGGTTATTGTGTTTACATCGTTTGCGGTTATTATAGCTAGCTATAATACTGCTGTTTATATGGGATGGCTGCCGGAATTTTTCCCCATTTTGAGGGCCCCTTCTTTGCCTTATCAGTTGACAGCCCCGGCTCTGGCTCTGCTACTGGTTTTCAGAACCGAAGCCTCGTATTCGAGGTATGAAGAAGGGAAGAAGGCTTGGACTAAGGTTATTGCGGGGACAAATGACCTTGCTAGGCAAGTGATTGCAAGTGTGTCGAGCCCGAGTGATGTGCTGTTAAAAAAGGCAATTTTACATTATATTATGGCATTCCCAGTTGCTCTTAAG GAAACAAAACTTTCTTGTTTTCATGAGGGCATCGAGATTTGCGAACAGCTGGTCGGTATACCAATTCCTCTCTCATACACAAGATTAACCTCAAGATTTTTAGTTCTCTGGCATTTTACACTTCCCATCATACTTTGGGATGATTGTCACTGGATCATTGTGCCTGCTACTTTTATCAGTGCCGCCTCTTTATTTTGCATCGAGGAG GTAGGTGTTCTTATAGAAGAACCCTTTCCAATGCTTGCTCTGGATGAGCTCTGCCATATGACTCATAGAAGCATCAAGGATGTTATGAGAAACGAGGAGTTAATCCAGGATCATGTACACGCGAAAAAAACAATCCGCCTTAATAAGCAGGTTCTAAATGGATCTATTACCTCTTCTCTGGAAGGCAGAGAACCTGGTTAA
- the LOC142546797 gene encoding voltage-dependent chloride channel 1, chloroplastic-like isoform X1 produces the protein MRNPTRNHVSPSCSTHFNPIILLKCHDPSFPIHSKKPRRISLQFLCSSQPSGNSNSSSDQHSTLFSILKAIPDWADMIKERGMVQKRSLYDHEKWVQHRSSSRHVRHFLSSLSSRVILSLVPPVIVFTSFAVIIASYNTAVYMGWLPEFFPILRAPSLPYQLTAPALALLLVFRTEASYSRYEEGKKAWTKVIAGTNDLARQVIASVSSPSDVLLKKAILHYIMAFPVALKCHIIYQSDIDKDLRNLLPTDDLAIVLGSNHRPRCIIELISQSLQLLDIEDSKRHCLETKLSCFHEGIEICEQLVGIPIPLSYTRLTSRFLVLWHFTLPIILWDDCHWIIVPATFISAASLFCIEEVGVLIEEPFPMLALDELCHMTHRSIKDVMRNEELIQDHVHAKKTIRLNKQVLNGSITSSLEGREPG, from the exons AACCCTACTCGAAACCATGTTTCACCTTCTTGTTCTACCCATTTTAACCCCATAATCCTCCTCAAATGTCACGACCCCTCATTTCCGATCCACTCCAAGAAACCACGTAGAATTTCCTTGCAATTTCTCTGTTCATCACAACCCTCAGGAAACTCAAACTCTTCTTCAGATCAACATTCAACCCTTTTCTCGATTCTTAAAGCTATACCCGATTGGGCTGATATGATAAAAGAGCGAGGTATGGTGCAGAAAAGATCCTTGTATGACCATGAAAAATGGGTTCAGCACAGAAGCTCTTCAAGACACGTGAGGCATTTCTTGTCGAGCTTAAGTTCGCGGGTGATCTTGTCATTGGTACCGCCGGTTATTGTGTTTACATCGTTTGCGGTTATTATAGCTAGCTATAATACTGCTGTTTATATGGGATGGCTGCCGGAATTTTTCCCCATTTTGAGGGCCCCTTCTTTGCCTTATCAGTTGACAGCCCCGGCTCTGGCTCTGCTACTGGTTTTCAGAACCGAAGCCTCGTATTCGAGGTATGAAGAAGGGAAGAAGGCTTGGACTAAGGTTATTGCGGGGACAAATGACCTTGCTAGGCAAGTGATTGCAAGTGTGTCGAGCCCGAGTGATGTGCTGTTAAAAAAGGCAATTTTACATTATATTATGGCATTCCCAGTTGCTCTTAAG TGCCATATCATCTATCAATCTGATATAGACAAAGATCTTCGAAATTTACTTCCCACTGATGATTTAGCCATAGTTCTCGGTTCAAATCATCGTCCTCGGTGCATCATTGAACTTATCTCTCAAAGCCTTCAGTTACTAGATATTGAGGATTCAAAGCGCCATTGTTTG GAAACAAAACTTTCTTGTTTTCATGAGGGCATCGAGATTTGCGAACAGCTGGTCGGTATACCAATTCCTCTCTCATACACAAGATTAACCTCAAGATTTTTAGTTCTCTGGCATTTTACACTTCCCATCATACTTTGGGATGATTGTCACTGGATCATTGTGCCTGCTACTTTTATCAGTGCCGCCTCTTTATTTTGCATCGAGGAG GTAGGTGTTCTTATAGAAGAACCCTTTCCAATGCTTGCTCTGGATGAGCTCTGCCATATGACTCATAGAAGCATCAAGGATGTTATGAGAAACGAGGAGTTAATCCAGGATCATGTACACGCGAAAAAAACAATCCGCCTTAATAAGCAGGTTCTAAATGGATCTATTACCTCTTCTCTGGAAGGCAGAGAACCTGGTTAA